The proteins below come from a single Candidatus Palauibacter soopunensis genomic window:
- the rsmI gene encoding 16S rRNA (cytidine(1402)-2'-O)-methyltransferase — protein MTGTLYVVGTPIGNLDDMPRRAVGVLRSVDVCYAEDTRRTGRLLGRLKANVPLRSLHRHNERARVEELLAALAAGRSAAVVSDAGTPTVSDPGCRAVAAAREAGHEVLAVPGPSAVLAALSVSGFPADRFHFLGFAPRRGGERSAWIDGLRSCVDTAVVFEAPGRLVALLDELAEAGLGGRAAVVCRELTKLHEETTAGSVSELASAFAGREVRGEVTIVFGQGRAGNDAPDLAVLMEEARHWSRDGLRRREIADRLAAEFGLSRNEAYRVSLQVQEAPSE, from the coding sequence GTGACGGGAACGCTCTACGTGGTCGGCACTCCGATCGGCAATCTGGACGACATGCCGCGGCGTGCGGTCGGGGTTCTCCGTTCGGTCGACGTGTGTTACGCGGAAGACACCCGGCGCACGGGCAGGTTGCTCGGGCGGCTGAAGGCGAACGTCCCGTTGCGGTCGCTGCACAGGCACAACGAGCGCGCGCGAGTGGAGGAGTTGCTCGCGGCCCTCGCCGCGGGACGCTCCGCGGCCGTGGTGTCCGACGCGGGAACGCCGACCGTGTCCGACCCCGGTTGCCGGGCCGTTGCCGCCGCCCGCGAGGCGGGGCATGAAGTGCTCGCCGTACCCGGTCCCTCCGCCGTACTGGCGGCGCTCTCGGTGTCCGGGTTTCCGGCGGACCGGTTTCACTTTCTCGGATTCGCGCCCCGGCGGGGCGGCGAACGTTCCGCCTGGATCGACGGCCTGCGCTCATGCGTGGACACCGCGGTCGTCTTCGAGGCGCCGGGGCGCCTGGTCGCGCTCCTCGACGAGTTGGCGGAAGCGGGCCTGGGCGGGCGAGCGGCCGTCGTCTGCCGGGAACTGACGAAGCTGCACGAGGAAACCACGGCCGGATCCGTGAGCGAGTTGGCGTCCGCGTTCGCGGGGCGCGAGGTCAGGGGCGAGGTGACGATCGTCTTCGGGCAGGGCAGGGCGGGCAACGATGCGCCCGATCTGGCGGTCCTGATGGAGGAGGCGCGACATTGGTCGCGCGATGGCCTGCGGCGGCGCGAGATTGCCGACCGTCTGGCTGCGGAGTTCGGTCTGAGCCGGAACGAGGCCTATCGCGTGAGCTTGCAGGTTCAAGAGGCGCCCTCGGAATGA
- the trxA gene encoding thioredoxin: protein MADAANGGPIEITDANFADAIEGADGLAMVDFWAEWCGPCRLVGPIVDELAQEYSGRVTIGKLDVDANPQTAFRFNVRSIPSILFFRDGEVVDTLVGAHPRDSLEKKILEHA from the coding sequence ATGGCTGATGCTGCGAACGGAGGGCCCATCGAGATCACGGATGCGAATTTCGCGGATGCGATCGAGGGCGCGGACGGTCTGGCGATGGTGGATTTCTGGGCGGAATGGTGCGGCCCGTGCCGGCTCGTCGGGCCGATTGTCGATGAACTTGCGCAGGAGTATTCGGGGCGCGTCACCATCGGGAAACTCGACGTGGATGCGAACCCGCAAACCGCATTCCGCTTCAACGTGCGGTCGATCCCGAGCATCCTCTTCTTCAGGGATGGCGAGGTCGTGGACACCCTCGTGGGGGCGCACCCGAGGGATTCTCTCGAGAAGAAGATCCTCGAGCACGCCTGA
- the mce gene encoding methylmalonyl-CoA epimerase — translation MNQGNRIPGAPIIDHVGIAVNSLPEAVRLWSAILGQPPSGEETVPSEGIRAAFFGEGSGRIELLAPLTPESPIARFLDRRGPGIHHVCVCVDDLETALAEAEAAGAEAIPPRIRRGAGGARIAFLHPRSLKGVLLEMREDPERG, via the coding sequence GTGAACCAAGGCAACCGTATTCCGGGCGCGCCCATAATCGACCACGTGGGAATCGCGGTCAACTCGCTGCCGGAAGCCGTCCGGCTGTGGTCCGCTATCCTGGGCCAGCCGCCGTCCGGGGAGGAAACCGTTCCCTCGGAGGGCATTCGAGCCGCCTTCTTCGGCGAAGGTTCCGGGCGGATCGAGTTGCTCGCTCCCCTGACCCCGGAGTCTCCCATCGCCCGCTTCCTCGACCGGCGCGGGCCCGGCATCCACCACGTCTGCGTCTGCGTCGACGATCTCGAGACGGCCCTAGCCGAAGCCGAAGCGGCCGGCGCGGAAGCCATACCGCCCCGGATCCGCCGCGGCGCCGGCGGCGCCCGCATCGCATTTCTGCATCCGCGCTCGCTGAAGGGAGTTCTCCTGGAGATGCGGGAGGATCCCGAGCGCGGGTGA
- a CDS encoding TIGR04283 family arsenosugar biosynthesis glycosyltransferase has product MTREPEPVAGSPRRSERPGPEFSVIVPTLNEEARLDETLRRARAALGPEVEVIVVDGGSRDRTTEIAAPHGRVLSTRRNRGAQLAAGARAATGEIFVFVHADTWLPDGGAAAIRAAVHAGSEAGCFRFALQPSAPRWRYRLLEWGVNWRTRRLRTATGDQALFVTRDAYHACDGFRDLPLFEDVTFVRAVRRVTRFRLLPLVACTSSRRWEAGFLRTVLKHWALRAAFLVGADPRRLSRYHERPAGITASRVPPSRCAPQTSGSRPKR; this is encoded by the coding sequence GTGACACGGGAGCCGGAACCCGTCGCCGGGTCGCCGCGACGGTCGGAGCGTCCGGGGCCGGAGTTTTCCGTCATCGTGCCGACCCTCAATGAGGAGGCACGGCTCGATGAGACGCTCCGGCGCGCAAGAGCCGCTCTCGGCCCGGAGGTGGAAGTCATTGTGGTCGACGGAGGCAGCCGGGACCGCACGACGGAGATCGCGGCCCCCCACGGCCGCGTCCTGTCGACACGCCGGAATCGCGGCGCCCAGCTCGCCGCCGGGGCCCGCGCCGCCACCGGAGAGATCTTCGTCTTCGTTCACGCCGATACGTGGCTTCCGGACGGCGGCGCGGCGGCCATCCGCGCGGCCGTCCATGCGGGCTCGGAGGCGGGCTGTTTCCGCTTCGCCCTCCAGCCGAGCGCGCCACGATGGCGCTATCGCCTGCTCGAATGGGGCGTGAACTGGCGTACGCGCCGACTCCGCACCGCCACTGGAGATCAGGCCCTGTTCGTCACGCGCGACGCCTACCACGCATGCGACGGCTTCAGGGACCTTCCGCTTTTCGAAGACGTGACCTTCGTCCGGGCCGTACGGCGGGTCACCCGCTTTCGCCTTCTCCCCCTCGTAGCGTGCACCTCGAGCCGGCGCTGGGAAGCCGGTTTCCTCCGCACGGTCCTCAAGCACTGGGCGTTACGCGCGGCCTTCCTCGTCGGCGCGGATCCGCGGCGACTCAGCCGGTACCACGAACGGCCGGCCGGGATCACGGCGTCCCGAGTCCCTCCGTCGCGATGCGCTCCACAAACCAGCGGTTCCCGTCCGAAACGATGA
- the clpB gene encoding ATP-dependent chaperone ClpB — protein sequence MIPNDRLTLKAREALNDAMIAARRSDNPAVEDVHLLAALLAQEGGVIVPVLQTVGVDLPDLEARLEGAVRRLPRQSGAAPGFSRELDRVLDAADALAGEMGDGYVTTEHLLLALAGEQASTTGPLLRNAGAGPESTRQAVEEVRGPHRVTDQDPEGKYRALERYGVDLTAEARAGKLDPVIGRDAEIRRVMQVLSRRRKNNPVLIGEPGVGKTAIAEGLAQRIVAGDIPESLRNKQLVQLDIGSMLAGAKYRGEFEERLKATLKEITESGGRYVVFLDELHTVVGAGAAEGAVDAGNMLKPALARGQLRMVGATTLDEYRMHIEKDPALERRFQPVLVGEPGVDETLAILRGLKERYEVHHGVRITDPALVSAVRLSDRYIGDRFLPDKAIDLVDEAASRLRIEIDSMPEEIDELDRRVTQLEIEREALREEDDARSRGRLTELEGELASARESLAGLNARWIREKDTIQTVQRFKREIEELGVEAQQAQRRVDHQRAAEILHGELPKRRTELLAAEAKLREIQDEGSFLNEEVGPGEIAEVVASWTGIPVARMLEDEKDRLATLEEHLHRRVVNQSHAITAVSDAVRRSRAGLQDPNRPIGSFMFLGPTGVGKTETARALAEFLFDEESAMVRIDMSEYMERHAVARLIGAPPGYVGYEEGGQLTEAVRRRPYTVVLFDEIEKAHPEVFNVLLQILDDGRLTDGRGRTVNFRNAVLIMTSNIGSSRILARSEAGESWAGTEAEVENALRSRFKPEFLNRVDEILVFQPLSREHLESIVGIQVDRVAGMLAERDVRIEVSGPARRRIAEVGYDPAFGARPLKRAIQRLIANPLAMAFLEGRFREGDVLRVEVDEDGDGLRFEPSDTPDSREGEE from the coding sequence ATGATCCCGAACGACAGACTCACGCTCAAGGCCCGCGAGGCCCTGAACGATGCGATGATCGCGGCGCGCCGGTCGGACAACCCGGCCGTCGAGGACGTCCACCTTCTCGCGGCGCTGCTCGCGCAGGAGGGTGGCGTCATCGTGCCGGTCCTGCAGACGGTCGGCGTCGATCTCCCCGATCTGGAGGCGCGCCTGGAAGGGGCCGTGCGCCGCCTGCCGAGGCAGAGTGGAGCGGCGCCGGGCTTCAGCCGCGAACTCGACCGCGTCCTCGACGCGGCGGATGCGCTCGCGGGGGAGATGGGCGACGGCTATGTGACGACCGAACACCTCCTCCTCGCCCTCGCCGGGGAACAGGCCTCCACGACGGGCCCGCTGCTCCGGAACGCGGGAGCGGGTCCGGAATCGACACGTCAGGCGGTGGAGGAAGTCCGGGGACCGCATCGCGTGACGGATCAGGATCCGGAAGGGAAGTATCGGGCCCTCGAGCGGTACGGCGTCGATCTCACGGCCGAGGCACGCGCCGGGAAGCTCGACCCGGTCATTGGCCGGGATGCCGAGATCCGCCGCGTCATGCAGGTCCTCTCGCGGCGAAGGAAGAACAATCCCGTCCTCATCGGCGAGCCCGGCGTGGGCAAGACCGCGATCGCGGAAGGGCTCGCGCAGCGCATCGTGGCGGGAGACATCCCGGAATCACTGCGGAACAAGCAACTCGTGCAGCTGGACATCGGGTCGATGCTCGCGGGCGCAAAATACCGGGGCGAGTTCGAGGAACGTCTGAAGGCCACGCTGAAGGAGATCACGGAATCCGGCGGCCGCTACGTCGTCTTCCTGGACGAACTCCACACGGTCGTGGGAGCGGGGGCGGCGGAGGGCGCCGTGGATGCGGGGAACATGCTCAAGCCCGCTCTGGCCCGGGGCCAGCTTCGCATGGTGGGCGCGACGACGCTCGACGAATACCGGATGCATATCGAGAAGGACCCGGCTCTGGAGCGGCGGTTCCAGCCGGTGCTCGTCGGCGAACCCGGGGTGGACGAGACCCTCGCCATCCTGCGCGGACTCAAGGAGCGCTACGAGGTGCACCACGGCGTGCGGATCACGGACCCGGCGCTCGTGAGTGCCGTGCGCCTGTCCGATCGCTACATCGGCGACCGGTTTCTGCCCGACAAGGCGATCGATCTCGTGGACGAGGCTGCGTCGCGGCTCCGCATCGAGATCGACTCCATGCCGGAAGAGATCGACGAACTGGATCGCAGGGTCACGCAACTGGAGATCGAGCGCGAGGCACTGCGCGAAGAGGACGACGCACGGAGCCGGGGGCGGCTCACGGAACTGGAGGGCGAGCTGGCCTCGGCGCGCGAGTCGCTCGCGGGATTGAACGCACGCTGGATCCGCGAGAAGGACACCATCCAGACGGTCCAGCGCTTCAAGCGCGAGATCGAGGAACTCGGCGTGGAGGCGCAGCAGGCGCAGCGGCGCGTGGACCACCAGCGCGCGGCCGAAATCCTGCACGGCGAGTTGCCGAAGCGGCGGACCGAACTCCTCGCCGCGGAAGCGAAACTGAGGGAGATCCAGGACGAGGGCTCCTTTCTGAACGAGGAAGTCGGACCCGGCGAGATCGCCGAGGTCGTGGCGAGCTGGACCGGGATTCCGGTGGCGAGGATGCTCGAAGACGAGAAGGACCGGCTCGCCACGCTGGAGGAGCACCTGCACCGGCGAGTGGTGAACCAGTCTCACGCCATCACGGCGGTGTCGGATGCCGTGCGCCGGAGTCGGGCGGGACTCCAGGATCCGAACCGTCCGATCGGGAGTTTCATGTTCCTCGGCCCCACCGGCGTCGGGAAGACGGAGACGGCGAGGGCGTTGGCGGAGTTCCTCTTCGACGAGGAGTCCGCCATGGTCCGGATCGACATGTCCGAGTACATGGAACGGCACGCGGTGGCACGTCTCATCGGAGCACCCCCGGGGTATGTCGGCTACGAGGAGGGCGGGCAGCTCACCGAGGCCGTGCGGCGGCGTCCCTACACCGTCGTGCTCTTCGACGAGATCGAGAAGGCGCACCCGGAGGTCTTCAACGTCCTCCTGCAGATCCTGGATGACGGGCGGTTGACGGATGGCCGCGGGCGCACGGTGAACTTTCGCAACGCCGTGCTCATCATGACGAGCAACATCGGCAGCTCCCGAATCCTCGCTCGTTCCGAGGCCGGCGAGTCGTGGGCGGGGACGGAGGCGGAGGTCGAGAATGCCCTGCGCAGCCGCTTCAAGCCGGAGTTCCTCAACCGCGTGGACGAGATCCTCGTCTTCCAGCCGCTGAGCCGGGAGCACCTCGAGTCGATCGTGGGGATACAGGTGGATCGGGTGGCCGGGATGCTGGCGGAACGGGATGTCCGGATCGAGGTGAGCGGACCCGCCAGGCGAAGAATCGCGGAAGTCGGGTACGACCCCGCGTTCGGGGCGCGCCCGCTCAAGCGCGCGATCCAGCGGCTCATCGCGAACCCGCTCGCCATGGCCTTTCTGGAAGGACGCTTTCGCGAAGGCGACGTGCTGCGCGTGGAAGTCGACGAAGACGGCGACGGGCTGCGCTTCGAGCCATCGGACACACCCGATTCAAGGGAGGGAGAGGAATGA
- a CDS encoding oligopeptide transporter, OPT family: MSDTAAGASESRAHKPYIPASQSLPEITGKAIVLGILLSAVLSGANAYLGLKVGLTVSASIPAAVISMAILRMFREHNILENNIVQTAASAGESLAAGVIFTLPALILLRHWAGFPFLPTMGIALCGGILGVLFTIPLRRALIVEADLRFPEGVATAEVLKAGASGGSGARLIALGGVAAALLKFSQTGLKVAGSSIEHGFAFGRSVFGIGSDLSPALLGVGYIVGPRVGSLVLAGGAISWIAGIPIYMAITDPQVVAGITGDASGYDAAAAIWSAQIRFMGVGAMVVGGVWALVSLLGHVRDGVRSSIAALRAARAADGGPEILRTERDMPINFVGIGTVALAVPILAVFVLVIDRGALAITPGLYWIVLALGTVFALLAGFLFASVAGYMAGLVGSSNNPISGVTIATILTISLILYLLLGLQVDFTVSAPQALSAAATAILVGAVVACAAAIAGDNMQDLKAGRIVGATPRQQQIMQLVGVTAAALVIAPILGLLFEAYGLGGVLPREGMDPEEMLQAPQATLMASVADGVFSRNLPWAMIGIGALIAACVITLDQVLKARGSSLRVPVLAVAVGIYLPIELEVPIFVGGLVAWLVGRTVLRGGGGEGAVRQANHRGLLFSSGLITGEALVGIFLAIPFALSQSTDVLSLVPESFDPAARWIGAAVVVGFIVWLYRASLRASE, encoded by the coding sequence ATGTCGGACACAGCAGCCGGCGCCTCGGAATCGCGCGCGCACAAGCCGTATATTCCCGCGTCGCAGTCCCTGCCCGAGATCACCGGCAAGGCGATCGTCCTCGGCATCCTTCTCTCCGCCGTCCTCTCGGGGGCGAACGCCTATCTGGGCCTCAAGGTGGGCCTCACCGTGTCCGCGTCGATCCCGGCCGCCGTGATCTCCATGGCGATCCTCAGGATGTTCCGCGAGCACAATATCCTCGAGAACAATATCGTTCAGACAGCCGCTTCGGCGGGCGAGTCGCTGGCGGCCGGCGTGATCTTCACCCTGCCCGCCCTCATCCTCCTCCGCCACTGGGCCGGGTTTCCGTTCCTGCCCACGATGGGGATCGCCCTCTGCGGCGGGATTCTCGGCGTCCTCTTCACCATCCCGCTCAGGCGGGCCCTCATCGTCGAGGCGGATCTGCGCTTCCCCGAGGGTGTGGCGACGGCGGAGGTGCTGAAGGCCGGGGCCAGCGGCGGCTCCGGAGCGAGGCTGATCGCGCTCGGGGGCGTGGCGGCCGCCCTGCTGAAGTTCTCGCAGACGGGCCTCAAGGTCGCGGGCTCCTCCATAGAACACGGCTTTGCGTTCGGCCGGTCCGTCTTCGGGATCGGAAGCGACCTCTCCCCCGCCCTGCTCGGCGTCGGATACATCGTCGGACCCCGCGTCGGCAGCCTCGTGCTCGCGGGCGGCGCGATCTCCTGGATCGCCGGGATCCCCATCTACATGGCGATCACGGATCCGCAGGTTGTCGCCGGCATCACGGGGGATGCGAGCGGGTACGACGCGGCCGCCGCGATCTGGAGCGCGCAGATCCGCTTCATGGGCGTAGGCGCCATGGTCGTGGGTGGGGTATGGGCCCTCGTTTCGCTCCTGGGCCACGTGCGGGATGGCGTGCGCTCCTCCATCGCGGCGCTGCGCGCGGCGCGCGCGGCCGACGGCGGTCCGGAAATCCTCCGCACCGAGCGCGACATGCCGATCAACTTCGTCGGGATCGGGACCGTGGCGCTGGCGGTGCCGATCCTCGCGGTGTTCGTGCTCGTCATCGACCGCGGCGCGCTCGCCATCACGCCCGGACTCTACTGGATCGTGCTCGCGCTGGGGACGGTCTTCGCTCTCCTGGCGGGGTTCCTCTTCGCCTCGGTCGCGGGCTACATGGCGGGACTCGTGGGCTCCTCGAACAACCCGATCTCGGGGGTGACGATCGCGACGATCCTCACGATCTCCCTCATCCTCTATCTCCTGCTGGGATTGCAGGTCGACTTCACCGTCTCGGCGCCCCAGGCGCTTTCGGCGGCGGCGACCGCGATCCTCGTGGGGGCCGTCGTCGCGTGTGCCGCCGCGATCGCGGGGGACAACATGCAGGACCTGAAGGCGGGCCGGATCGTCGGCGCGACGCCCCGCCAGCAGCAGATCATGCAGCTCGTCGGCGTCACGGCCGCCGCGCTCGTCATCGCGCCGATCCTCGGCCTCCTGTTCGAGGCCTACGGGCTCGGCGGCGTCCTGCCGCGAGAGGGTATGGACCCGGAGGAGATGCTGCAGGCGCCGCAGGCGACGCTGATGGCTTCGGTCGCCGACGGCGTCTTTTCGCGCAATCTCCCGTGGGCGATGATCGGGATCGGGGCACTCATCGCCGCGTGCGTGATCACCCTCGACCAGGTTCTCAAGGCGCGCGGCTCCAGCCTGCGGGTGCCAGTCCTCGCCGTCGCGGTCGGCATCTACCTGCCCATCGAACTCGAAGTTCCGATCTTCGTGGGCGGGCTCGTGGCGTGGCTGGTGGGCCGGACCGTGCTGCGAGGCGGGGGCGGCGAAGGGGCCGTCCGGCAGGCGAACCACCGCGGGCTCCTCTTCTCCTCCGGACTCATCACCGGAGAGGCGCTCGTCGGGATTTTCCTCGCGATCCCGTTCGCCCTCTCACAGAGCACGGATGTGCTGAGCCTCGTGCCGGAGAGCTTCGATCCGGCCGCGCGCTGGATCGGCGCCGCGGTCGTCGTCGGGTTCATTGTCTGGCTCTACCGCGCCTCGCTTCGCGCTTCCGAATGA
- a CDS encoding ABC transporter permease, which produces MRAPNLLAAPGRSARAAALHAGRAGMLGVATLRALAQPRRYALETVQHAKFIGLDSLPLVLLMGALSGAVMAQQTMYQLSPGLPREIVAGGVVGGMLTELGPVLTAVVLAGRVGAAIGAELGTMKVTNQIDALLTMGRDPVVELVVPRVVAGTLILIPLVMLANVMGVFSGYVTSVGILGLSTAEYVDGAKGYYHHGALIFSLVKAVAYGFAITFISSHVGLRATGGAAGVGRTATRAVVAIIVSIMVLDTVLGPVYKTLT; this is translated from the coding sequence TTGAGGGCACCGAACCTCCTCGCCGCGCCGGGCCGTTCCGCCCGCGCCGCGGCGCTCCACGCCGGAAGGGCGGGCATGCTCGGCGTCGCGACGCTTCGCGCGCTCGCCCAGCCGCGCCGGTACGCGCTGGAGACGGTTCAGCACGCGAAGTTCATCGGTCTCGACAGCCTCCCGCTGGTGCTGCTGATGGGCGCCCTCTCGGGTGCGGTCATGGCCCAGCAGACGATGTACCAGCTCTCCCCGGGACTGCCGAGGGAGATCGTGGCGGGCGGCGTCGTGGGCGGCATGCTCACGGAACTGGGACCCGTACTGACGGCGGTCGTCCTCGCGGGACGCGTGGGCGCGGCCATCGGGGCCGAACTCGGCACGATGAAGGTGACGAACCAGATCGACGCGCTTCTGACGATGGGTCGGGATCCCGTCGTGGAACTCGTGGTCCCGCGGGTGGTCGCGGGAACCCTCATTCTGATCCCGCTCGTCATGCTCGCCAACGTGATGGGAGTCTTCAGCGGCTACGTGACATCGGTCGGCATCCTCGGGCTGAGCACGGCCGAGTACGTGGATGGGGCGAAGGGGTACTATCACCACGGCGCGCTCATCTTCTCGCTCGTGAAGGCGGTCGCGTACGGATTCGCGATCACGTTCATTTCAAGCCACGTCGGGCTGCGCGCGACCGGCGGGGCGGCGGGCGTCGGCCGCACGGCGACGAGGGCGGTCGTCGCGATCATCGTCTCCATCATGGTCCTGGACACCGTGCTGGGGCCGGTGTACAAGACGCTCACGTGA
- a CDS encoding ATP-binding cassette domain-containing protein: MIRIIGVHKWLGGRPVLSGVDLDVREGETLAIMGPSGTGKSVLLKHIVGLFDPDAGDILVDGISVPSADRAEMAAVRTKTAYVFQNSALFDSMTVRGNLLMGLPPGFCRGRAAKCEELVRTALDHVNLEPEVLTLLPAELSGGMQRRVAIARAIIGKRRYVLYDEPTTGLDPVNATRINRLIARVSEEVDATSIVVTHDVESAFFLADRIALLSGGVVAAEGTPQQLRETDNRAVREFLDAGPARGPA, translated from the coding sequence GTGATCAGGATCATCGGAGTGCACAAGTGGCTCGGGGGACGTCCGGTCCTGAGCGGCGTCGACCTCGACGTGCGGGAAGGTGAAACGCTCGCCATCATGGGGCCGTCGGGAACGGGAAAGAGCGTCCTCCTCAAGCACATCGTCGGCCTGTTCGATCCGGACGCCGGAGACATCCTCGTCGATGGAATCTCGGTCCCATCGGCCGATCGGGCCGAGATGGCCGCCGTTCGCACCAAGACCGCCTACGTGTTCCAGAATTCCGCCCTCTTCGATTCCATGACGGTGCGCGGGAACCTGCTGATGGGCCTCCCACCGGGTTTCTGTCGCGGCCGTGCGGCCAAATGCGAGGAACTGGTCCGCACCGCGCTCGATCACGTGAACCTCGAGCCGGAAGTACTGACGCTCCTGCCCGCCGAACTCTCCGGGGGGATGCAGCGGCGGGTCGCCATCGCGCGCGCCATCATCGGGAAGCGCCGCTACGTCCTGTATGATGAGCCCACGACGGGACTCGATCCCGTCAACGCCACCCGCATCAACCGCCTCATCGCGCGCGTGAGCGAGGAAGTCGATGCGACGAGTATCGTCGTGACCCACGACGTGGAGTCCGCCTTCTTCCTGGCAGACCGGATCGCCCTCCTTTCCGGGGGCGTGGTCGCGGCCGAGGGTACGCCACAGCAGTTGCGCGAGACGGACAACCGGGCAGTGCGCGAGTTTCTCGACGCGGGGCCTGCGCGAGGTCCCGCGTGA
- a CDS encoding MlaD family protein, protein MRDPGLRDRGVEVRVGVFVILAAAVVVAGLFWISGSPFRGPTIRVWGIAANANRIATASPVLLRGVEVGTVDEVALEAEHVVLAMTLSTRVRLPADTRGAIQPDGFLGQQLVELTPGTSARTLAEGDTLVLDRRSDLTSLASTLGDEVSSLIGEMESLLDGGLAENVADGSEAFTLAMRELAGILETERASIGSLLANMDTLSNRLAGMTGSEEADRTLANLDTLSTRLAAASADFSAAGRSLAEITRGLEGGEGTLGRLLREDAVHDELVETLGTLRAAGEELALLLRDVRERPDRYLTDLKVSVF, encoded by the coding sequence GTGAGGGACCCGGGGCTGCGCGACCGCGGCGTCGAGGTCCGGGTCGGCGTATTCGTCATCCTTGCCGCGGCCGTCGTCGTCGCGGGTCTGTTCTGGATATCGGGCTCGCCTTTCCGCGGTCCCACCATCCGCGTGTGGGGGATCGCGGCCAACGCGAACCGGATCGCGACCGCGTCGCCCGTCCTGTTGCGCGGCGTGGAGGTCGGCACCGTGGACGAAGTCGCGCTCGAGGCGGAGCATGTCGTCCTCGCGATGACGCTCTCCACGCGGGTTCGGCTGCCGGCGGATACGCGCGGCGCCATCCAGCCGGATGGATTCCTGGGCCAGCAACTCGTCGAGTTGACGCCGGGGACCAGTGCCCGGACGCTGGCGGAAGGCGACACGCTCGTGCTCGACCGCCGGTCCGATCTCACGTCGCTGGCCTCGACCCTCGGGGACGAGGTGAGTTCCCTGATCGGAGAGATGGAATCGCTGCTCGACGGCGGTCTGGCCGAAAACGTCGCCGACGGGTCCGAGGCCTTCACGCTCGCGATGCGGGAGCTCGCCGGAATCCTCGAGACGGAGCGCGCGTCGATCGGCAGCCTGCTCGCCAATATGGATACGCTGTCGAATCGGCTCGCCGGGATGACCGGGTCCGAGGAAGCCGATCGCACGCTGGCCAACCTCGACACGCTCTCGACGCGGCTCGCCGCCGCAAGCGCGGATTTCTCGGCCGCCGGCCGATCCCTCGCCGAGATCACGCGGGGGCTCGAAGGCGGAGAGGGCACGCTCGGAAGACTCCTGCGCGAAGACGCGGTCCACGATGAACTGGTGGAGACGCTGGGCACGCTGCGCGCCGCGGGCGAGGAACTCGCCCTCCTCCTGCGGGATGTTCGTGAACGGCCGGACCGCTACCTGACCGACCTCAAGGTCTCGGTCTTCTAG
- a CDS encoding Nif3-like dinuclear metal center hexameric protein has protein sequence MEESGAGSGPNCREVAAWLDDFLDVAGIEDYPFALNGLQVDGRRAVIRIGAATDACQATIDLAADAGCGILLVHHGLFWGGLRPFVGPAYERCRRLVESGMGLYSAHLPLDAHPRIGNNVLLAAELRVGDVEPFGSFKGNEGIGVIGTVDTSLGELAARAQAVCGRAPFVIAGGPERVSRLAIVTGGAGSMIEAAATAGADTFLTGEGNHHTYHEAMELGINVIYAGHYGTETLGVRALAKRAAEHFGVEHAFFDVPTGL, from the coding sequence GTGGAGGAATCCGGCGCCGGGAGCGGCCCGAACTGCCGGGAAGTCGCCGCCTGGCTCGATGATTTCCTGGACGTCGCCGGGATAGAGGATTATCCGTTCGCCCTCAACGGGTTGCAGGTCGACGGGCGCCGCGCCGTCATCCGCATCGGCGCGGCGACGGATGCCTGCCAGGCCACGATCGACCTCGCGGCCGACGCCGGGTGCGGGATCCTCCTCGTTCACCACGGACTGTTCTGGGGCGGCCTGCGTCCGTTCGTCGGCCCCGCGTACGAGCGCTGCCGCCGGCTCGTGGAGAGCGGGATGGGGTTGTACTCGGCGCACCTCCCGCTCGATGCGCATCCCCGGATCGGAAACAACGTCCTCCTCGCCGCCGAACTCCGCGTCGGGGATGTCGAACCGTTCGGGTCCTTCAAGGGGAATGAAGGGATCGGCGTCATCGGCACGGTCGACACCTCCCTCGGCGAGCTCGCGGCCCGGGCTCAGGCCGTGTGCGGGCGAGCCCCCTTCGTGATCGCCGGCGGCCCGGAACGCGTGTCGCGGCTCGCCATCGTCACGGGCGGCGCGGGTTCGATGATCGAGGCGGCTGCAACGGCCGGAGCCGACACCTTCCTCACCGGGGAGGGGAACCACCACACCTACCACGAGGCGATGGAACTCGGGATCAACGTGATCTACGCCGGCCACTACGGGACGGAGACGCTGGGTGTCCGGGCCCTGGCGAAGCGCGCGGCGGAGCATTTCGGGGTGGAGCACGCATTCTTCGACGTCCCCACCGGCCTCTAG